A single genomic interval of Anopheles marshallii chromosome 2, idAnoMarsDA_429_01, whole genome shotgun sequence harbors:
- the LOC128710079 gene encoding odorant receptor coreceptor has translation MQVQPSKYVGLVADLMPNIRLMQASGHFLFRYVTGPILIRKVYSWWTLIMVLMQFFAILGNLATNADDVNELTANTITTLFFTHSVTKFIYFAVNSENFYRTLGIWNQTNTHPLFAESDARYHSIALAKMRKLLVLVMATTILSVVAWVTITFFGESVKNVFDKETNETYTVEIPRLPIKSWYPWNAMSGPAYIFSFIYQIYFLLFSMVQSNLADVMFCSWLLLACEQLQHLKGIMRPLMELSASLDTYRPNSAALFRAISAGSKSELIINEEKDPDVKDFDLSGIYSSKADWGAQFRAPSTLQTFDENGRNGNPNGLTRKQEMMVRSAIKYWVERHKHVVRLVSAIGDTYGPALLLHMLTSTIKLTLLAYQATKIDGVNVYGLTVIGYLCYALAQVFLFCIFGNRLIEESSSVMEAAYSCHWYDGSEEAKTFVQIVCQQCQKAMTISGAKFFTVSLDLFASVLGAVVTYFMVLVQLK, from the exons ATGCAAGTCCAACCGTCCAAATATGTTGGCCTAGTGGCTGACCTGATGCCGAACATTCGGTTGATGCAGGCCAGCGGTCACTTCCTGTTCCGCTACGTCACCGGTCCGAtcctgatccggaaggtgtaCTCCTGGTGGACGCTCATCATGGTGCTGATGCAGTTCTTCGCCATCCTCGGCAACCTTGCCACGAACGCGGACGACGTGAATGAGCTGACCGCCAACACGATCACGACATTGTTCTTCACACACTCGGTCACGAAGTTCATCTACTTTGCGGTCAACTCGGAAAACTTCTACCGCACGCTCGGCATCTGGAACCAGACCAACACGCATCCGCTGTTCGCAGAATCGGACGCTCGCTACCACTCGATCGCACTTGCCAAGATGCGGAAGCTGCTCGTCCTTGTAATGGCCACCACAATACTGTCGGTCGTAG CCTGGGTTACGATAACGTTTTTCGGCGagagcgtcaaaaatgtgttcGATAAGGAAACCAACGAGACGTACACGGTGGAGATTCCTCGACTGCCCATCAAGTCGTGGTATCCGTGGAATGCAATGAGCGGACCGGCGTacattttctctttcatctACCAG ATTTACTTCCTGCTGTTTTCGATGGTCCAAAGCAATCTCGCGGATGTGATGTTCTGTTCCTGGCTGCTGTTGGCCTGTGAGCAGCTGCAACATTTGAAG GGTATCATGCGGCCCTTGATGGAGCTTTCTGCCTCGCTGGACACCTACCGGCCCAACTCGGCGGCACTGTTCCGCGCAATTTCAGCCGGTTCCAAATCGGAACTGATCATCAACGAAG AGAAGGATCCGGACGTTAAGGACTTTGATCTGAGTGGCATCTACAGCTCGAAGGCCGACTGGGGCGCCCAGTTCCGTGCACCGTCGACGCTGCAAACGTTCGACGAGAATGGCAGGAACGGAAATCCGAACGGGCTTACCCGGAAGCAGGAAATGATGGTTCGCAGCGCTATCAAGTACTGGGTCGAGCGGCACAAGCACGTCGTACG ACTCGTTTCGGCCATCGGAGATACGTACGGACCCGCCCTGCTACTGCACATGCTGACCTCCACCATCAAGCTGACGCTGCTCGCGTACCAGGCAACCAAAATCGACGGTGTCAACGTGTACGGATTGACCGTAATCGGATATTTGTGCTACGCTCTGGCTCAGGTTTTCCTGTTTTGCATCTTCGGCAATCGGCTCATCGAGGAG AGCTCGTCCGTCATGGAGGCGGCCTACTCGTGTCACTGGTACGACGGTTCCGAGGAGGCAAAAACCTTCGTCCAGATCGTTTGCCAGCAGTGCCAGAAGGCGATGACTATTTCCGGAGCCAAGTTTTTCACCGTTTCGCTAGATCTGTTTGCGTCG GTTCTCGGAGCCGTCGTCACCTACTTCATGGTGTTGGTGCAGTTGAAGTAA
- the LOC128707451 gene encoding ras-like protein family member 10B, translated as MQGPLKVAFLGASGVGRTSILQQFFKHDFPKEHIRTAKRTVYRSCLVCDTCIRELMVLDVPPQKYFPIDNLAEWNNGHPLGLRTVHTYVLVYDMGNLDTFQYCRNMRDQILESFNHRDFKIMVVGNKVDMVSNPHTQELKDISTLVRKHWRCGYVECSAKHNYKIGDIFKELMGYPVGGTAPKLEFTQSIGSKNRCTIL; from the exons ATGCAAGGCCCCCTCAAGGTTGCGTTTCTGGGGGCCTCCGGCGTTGGACGTACCAGTATCCTACAG CAATTTTTTAAGCACGACTTCCCGAAGGAACACATCCGCACCGCCAAGCGGACCGTCTATCGGAGCTGTCTGGTCTGTGATACCTGCATACGCGAGCTGATGGTACTGGATGTGCCACCGCAGAAGTACTTCCCGATCGATAATCTGGCCGAGTGGAACAATGGCCATCCGCTAGGGTTGCGTACCGTCCATACGTACGTGCTGGTGTACGACATGGGGAATCTGGACACCTTCCAG TACTGCCGCAATATGCGTGATCAAATTTTGGAAAGTTTCAATCACCGTGATTTTAAGATAATGGTTGTGGGCAACAAGGTTGACATGGTATCTAACCCTCATACTCAG GAACTGAAGGACATTTCCACCCTCGTTCGGAAACACTGGCGCTGCGGGTACGTCGAATGTTCGGCAAA GCACAACTACAAAATTGGAGATATTTTCAAGGAACTGATGGGATACCCGGTCGGTGGGACGGCACCAAAGTTGGAGTTCACGCAATCGATTGGTTCGAAAAATCGTTGCACGATACTCTAG